GATTCTATCGAGTTCGCTAATTTCAACCTCCTCGAATACAGTCATATGAGCTGCATTATGTTTAGATTGAATCATGTTTTTTGCAATAGTTTTTCTGATTTGCGACATAGGTTCAACTTCAACAAATGGAGTTTCGTCTGAATGAGGGCTGCTTTTAGGCTCGGGGCGAGATTTCCTGTCGCTGGCATAAGTTAAAATATCATTTTTCATAACTCGTCCGGCCGGACCGGTGCCAATAACTTTTTTGATATCAATGCCCAAATCTTTTGCCATAGCTCTTGAAACGGGTGTTGCAAAAACTCTTTTCACAGATTTCTCTGATTTATCAGAACTGTTATCCATGCCTTCATTGCTTGAAGTTAGAACCGCTGCATTGCCCGCAATTTCTAAAGTTCCAACAACACCTGCTCCTTCTTCTTTCACAGCCTCCAAATCGGAGCCTTTTTCTACTTCAGCAACAGCATCTTCGCCCAAAACTCCTTCAATTTCAATTTCTACCAAAGCATCGCCAACATGAATTGTCTCACCTTCTTTTCCGTAAAGGCTGACCAATGTGCCGCTTTTTGGAGATGGAATTTCTGTTACAACTTTGTCTGTTTCCATAGTAACCAGCGAATCGCCGGATGCTATCTTCTGTCCCTTTTTTACAAGCCATTCTACAATGGTTCCTTCGTCTAAGCCTTCGCCAATATCCGGGAATTTAAATATATATCTCATATGTTAAAATTTTACAGTTTTTTCAATTTCATAAAATATTTTATCGGGAGAAACCATATAATGATGTTCGCCTTTTGGCAGCGGTACAATCGTATCGAAGCCGGTAACTCGTTTTGGAGGTGCCTCTAAACTCAAAAATGCGTCTTCAGTAACAATTTGCGTGATTTCTGAAGCTACTCCAAAACTTTTAGGACTTTCCGTAACTGTAATTATACGGCCGGTCTTTTTAACAGAATTTGCAATAGTATCTCTATCAATAGGATAGATGGATCGCAAGTCGATTAATTCGACAGAAATACCGGCAGCTTTAGCCATGACCATTGCTTTTTGTACTTCTCTCAACATAGCACCATAAGCAACTATAGTAATATCAGTCCCTCGTGAAACAATGCTTGCTTTTCCTAATGGAATAGAGAATTTTTCTTCAGGAACTTCTTGTTTTATGGCTCTGTATATTCTTTTTGGTTCCATGAAAATAACAGTATCATTACTTTCTATTGCCGAAACCAACAAGCCTTTGGCATCGTGAGGTGTTGAAGGGAT
This genomic stretch from Bacteroidota bacterium harbors:
- a CDS encoding 2-oxo acid dehydrogenase subunit E2; the encoded protein is MRYIFKFPDIGEGLDEGTIVEWLVKKGQKIASGDSLVTMETDKVVTEIPSPKSGTLVSLYGKEGETIHVGDALVEIEIEGVLGEDAVAEVEKGSDLEAVKEEGAGVVGTLEIAGNAAVLTSSNEGMDNSSDKSEKSVKRVFATPVSRAMAKDLGIDIKKVIGTGPAGRVMKNDILTYASDRKSRPEPKSSPHSDETPFVEVEPMSQIRKTIAKNMIQSKHNAAHMTVFEEVEISELDRIRKKYKDKYAPENVKLTYLAFIIKAVALSLKKFKSLNSEMDIENSNMIYKKYYNIGIAVDTEKGLLVPHVKNADKLSIIEIAKEIQALSEKARDGKLSMDEMKDGTFTVTSYGSIGGIFGVPVINYPQAGILGIGRISKQPIVKNDKLDIGHILPLSLSVDHRIADGGETSRFLNSIMAYLAEPVTLLFD
- a CDS encoding alpha-ketoacid dehydrogenase subunit beta; translation: MKIMNMVNAINNALDIKLNEDKNIIVYGQDVGVEGGVFRVTEGLQKKYGKERVFDSPLAESGIVGTAVGMAVAGLRPVVEMQFSGFVFPAFNQILSHAARMRNRSRGRYQTPILIRMPYGGGINALEHHSESMEALFGHVQGLKVVIPSTPHDAKGLLVSAIESNDTVIFMEPKRIYRAIKQEVPEEKFSIPLGKASIVSRGTDITIVAYGAMLREVQKAMVMAKAAGISVELIDLRSIYPIDRDTIANSVKKTGRIITVTESPKSFGVASEITQIVTEDAFLSLEAPPKRVTGFDTIVPLPKGEHHYMVSPDKIFYEIEKTVKF